The nucleotide window TGTTCTCAAGTTCACATTCAGTGTTCACAGTAACCTTGGACTGTGAAACAGAAGCAAAAATTGCAAGGTAGACAACAGCATCTGCATTATCCACAAACTACAGCATCATTGTTGCATGTAAGTATAGAATTAAGACAATTATTGTTACATGTCAATTGTAGATTTTCATAGATTTTGTAGATTTCTGGTTGAATGTCATAAAGGCTTATGCTCTCAAATGACAGGTAATTTGTATAGCAAAGACTGTTTATGACTGTTTCTCACAGGTATTTGGTTTCTCGCCCACTAAGAGTAGAGCACACTGCAAGGAAGCCAAGTCGTAAAAAAAGGACAGCCATGCAAAACACCAGCAACTCCATCATTCAGCCTGTAGGATTTTACATTGTTGCACTGAGTTCAATGCCTTACAGTAATATCTATGTCATGTTCCTCACTCTGCTTTATGTGATCACAGTCATGTGCAATGTCTTTCTGATCACCATCGTTTTCTATGACCACTGTCTTCATGTCCCAAAGTTCATGGCTGTTGGAAATCTGGCTTTGGTTGATATTGTTCTCAGTACCTCTCTTGTGCCTGGCATGATCAAAACTTACATTGTTCAAGACAATTTTGTGCCATTTAAACTGTGCCTTGTTCAAATGTACACTTACTATACTTTTTTATCCCTCGAAATATTTTCCTTATGTATTCTCTCTTATGACAGGTTCATTGCAATCTGTTTCCCTTTAAGACAAGaggatataaatacaaacaccaaAATGGCTTATATAATCAGTGCAGTTTGGTTCTTTTGTATTGTTATAGTTCTCTATGCTGTTACATCCATTCCATCTCTGTCCTTTTGTGGCTCTCTCAAGGTCAACAGCTATTTTTGTGATTATGCTCCTGTTTTAAGACTCGCTTGTAGCGATACAACATCCCAGTGGAATTTTGCAACTGCTTTAACTATAATATTCAATGCTGGacctttgatttttattttcttgacctACATGGGTATTCTGACCGCTGTGTTCAGAATGAAAAATAATCAGAGCCGTTATAAGGCGCTGGCCACATGCTCAGAGCACCTCATATTAGTGACCCTTTTCTTCATTCCTATTGTAATCATCTTCAGTCTTGGATTTTTTGGAATTATTATAAACTCAAATGTAAGAACAGTGTGCTTGTCTCTGTCATCCCTTCTCACGCCATGCATCAATCCCATTCTCTACTCACTGAAAACTAAAGAGATTCGAAGCAGGATTCATTCATTGGTAACCCAGAGACTGTCTGTTCATCctctaaaaatacacattaatgtACAACATTGAGATTATTTATACTCTTATTCTGGAGGCTTTCTGTGTTGCTTCCTGTATTATCTTGTGGTCATTTGAAAAAGCTTTtttcaataataaatgtaaatctgcTGTTAACTTTGTTCAGCTTGCAGGATTTAGTCATAAAGAACACATGTATTTTGCATCATTTCTACTGTATTCAGACAGCTTTTGTTTAGCTCTTTTacgtataattatttattattggatttaatttatttattttatatcttcaAATAAATCAGTGGGGTGTTctagaaatattttaaagcttttcTCTGTACATTTGAGGTTTTTAGCTATACGATTTTCGCCAATTTTTCATAATGCCTCCTCTGCATTTTCTCTCTGAGAGTTTTTATGGTTGttacaaaaatctaaacaaaaataaacagactAAATAGTGTCACTAAGGAAATTAATTACACCATTAATACCACATTCATTAAGTAAAAAGTGACTGTTTAGATAACGAGCAATACTTGCTGGCAGACACTTCTAACTGTTTACTAAAATGCTACAACGCAATCATGTATTCTgctttattaaaactttaaccAGGATAAAATCGTATATCAGAAGctaagcagtagcatttacaaataacagcataGATAATGCTGGGGTTACACCCCTGCTCTTTTTCGAAGGACATCTAGGGGTTTTTAATGACCAtagagagtcaggaccttggtttaGCATCTCATCCGAAGGATAGTGCTTTTTACAGTGAAGTGTCCCCATCACTTTACCGGGGAGTTTGGACCCATACAGACCAGCACCCCgtgctggcctcactaacacctcttccagcagcaaactaggtttcccaggaggtctcccatctggtactaaccaggctcaaacctgcttagcttcagtgggcaaccagtcttgaGCTACAGGGTGATAATTGCTGCCGTTTTCAAAGCTAATTAACTGCATAAACAGTTAAAATTGGATTATGAGGTTGACAACTAAGGACTGTGaaaactttagacagtttatgatAGATGTCTACAATGTTGTGTTTGGCTGTTTCTTCACAAATCATAATGATTCTCAAATGAAACAGCAACAGCTTGAtatctttaaatgtatttattaaaagaaagaaagcgaTATGTTTCAGGATTTAAGTCATTTAACATATCCATTTAACATAGCTGTCTTCCTCCATCACAT belongs to Carassius gibelio isolate Cgi1373 ecotype wild population from Czech Republic chromosome B10, carGib1.2-hapl.c, whole genome shotgun sequence and includes:
- the LOC127966116 gene encoding olfactory receptor 10A2-like; protein product: MQNTSNSIIQPVGFYIVALSSMPYSNIYVMFLTLLYVITVMCNVFLITIVFYDHCLHVPKFMAVGNLALVDIVLSTSLVPGMIKTYIVQDNFVPFKLCLVQMYTYYTFLSLEIFSLCILSYDRFIAICFPLRQEDINTNTKMAYIISAVWFFCIVIVLYAVTSIPSLSFCGSLKVNSYFCDYAPVLRLACSDTTSQWNFATALTIIFNAGPLIFIFLTYMGILTAVFRMKNNQSRYKALATCSEHLILVTLFFIPIVIIFSLGFFGIIINSNVRTVCLSLSSLLTPCINPILYSLKTKEIRSRIHSLVTQRLSVHPLKIHINVQH